In Gossypium arboreum isolate Shixiya-1 chromosome 6, ASM2569848v2, whole genome shotgun sequence, the following are encoded in one genomic region:
- the LOC108484370 gene encoding uncharacterized protein LOC108484370 isoform X1, whose protein sequence is MPAQDDEEQGQVFVDESDIIHEVDVDEEDLPDADDEDDTENIEDTDDSIHIFTGHTGELYAVACSPTDPVLVATGGGDDKGFLWKIGHADWASELRGHTDSVSSLAFSSDGQLLASGGFDGLVKVWDTFGNYKRTLEGPGGGIEWIRWHPKGHLILAGSEDCTAWMWNADNGKCLNVFSGHGAIVTCGDFTPDGKTICSGSEDATLRIWNPRSGESIHVVRVIFFSVGHPYHTEGLTCLSISSDSTLAITGSKDGSVHIVNITTGKVVSSCSSQTGSTDGNPESIECVSFAPNFLWAVFGGMDQNLTIWDLQNSSPRFICNHEEGVTCLAWLGASKFLATGCCDGRIRIWNCLSGECIETFKGHEHAIQSLAVSSNLEFLDSVSMDGTARVFEIRDFC, encoded by the exons aTGCCAGCCCAGGATGACGAGGAGCAGGGCCAGGTATTCGTTGATGAATCCGACATAATCCACGAAGTTGATGTCGACGAAGAAG ATCTTCCTGATGCTGACGATGAGGATGATACTGAAAATATTGAGGATACAGATGATTCCATTCACATATTCACTGGCCATACGG GTGAACTTTATGCAGTTGCCTGTAGCCCAACAGATCCAGTGTTAGTGGCTACTGGGGGTGGAGATGATAAGGGGTTCCTTTGGAAGATAGGTCATGCTGATTGGGCTTCTGAGCTCCGAG GCCATACCGATTCAGTCTCTAGTTTAGCCTTTAGCAGTGATGGACAACTACTTGCATCTGGAGGTTTTGACGGACTTGTTAAAGTTTGGGATACCTTTGGAAATTACAAACGCACACTTGAGGGTCCTGGAGGTGGCATTGAG TGGATTAGGTGGCACCCAAAAGGTCATCTAATCTTAGCCGGATCTGAGGATTGCACTGCTTGGATGTGGAATGCTGATAATGGGAAGTGTCTTAATGTATTCTCAGGCCATGGTGCCATTGTGACCTGTGGTGATTTTACCCCTGATG GCAAAACAATATGTTCTGGTTCTGAAGATGCTACATTGAGGATCTGGAATCCAAGAAGTGGTGAAAGCATTCATGTTGTAAGAG TTATTTTTTTCTCGGTAGGTCATCCATATCATACAGAAGGACTGACGTGCTTGTCTATAAGTTCTGATTCAACTTTAGCTATTACTGGTTCTAAGGATGGCTCTGTTCACATTGTGAATATCACAACTGGGAAG GTTGTTAGTTCTTGCTCTTCTCAGACAGGTTCAACTGATGGCAATCCAGAGTCAATTGAATGTGTTTCGTTTGCACCAAA CTTTCTTTGGGCTGTTTTCGGTGGCATGGATCAAAACCTTACAATTTGGGATCTACAAAACTCATCACCACGTTTCATATGTAACCACGAG GAAGGAGTGACTTGCTTAGCTTGGCTTGGAGCATCTAAATTCTTGGCTACAGGGTGTTGTGATGGGAGAATACGCATATGGAATTGTCTCTCCGGGGAATGCATCGAAACCTTCAAAGGGCATGAACATGCCATCCAATCTCTCGCTGTCTCTTCCAATCTGGAGTTCCTTGATTCTGTTTCCATGGACGGCACTGCTCGTGTATTTGAAATCCGAGATTTCTGTTAG
- the LOC108484370 gene encoding uncharacterized protein LOC108484370 isoform X2, whose amino-acid sequence MPAQDDEEQGQVFVDESDIIHEVDVDEEDLPDADDEDDTENIEDTDDSIHIFTGHTGELYAVACSPTDPVLVATGGGDDKGFLWKIGHADWASELRGHTDSVSSLAFSSDGQLLASGGFDGLVKVWDTFGNYKRTLEGPGGGIEWIRWHPKGHLILAGSEDCTAWMWNADNGKCLNVFSGHGAIVTCGDFTPDGKTICSGSEDATLRIWNPRSGESIHVVRGHPYHTEGLTCLSISSDSTLAITGSKDGSVHIVNITTGKVVSSCSSQTGSTDGNPESIECVSFAPNFLWAVFGGMDQNLTIWDLQNSSPRFICNHEEGVTCLAWLGASKFLATGCCDGRIRIWNCLSGECIETFKGHEHAIQSLAVSSNLEFLDSVSMDGTARVFEIRDFC is encoded by the exons aTGCCAGCCCAGGATGACGAGGAGCAGGGCCAGGTATTCGTTGATGAATCCGACATAATCCACGAAGTTGATGTCGACGAAGAAG ATCTTCCTGATGCTGACGATGAGGATGATACTGAAAATATTGAGGATACAGATGATTCCATTCACATATTCACTGGCCATACGG GTGAACTTTATGCAGTTGCCTGTAGCCCAACAGATCCAGTGTTAGTGGCTACTGGGGGTGGAGATGATAAGGGGTTCCTTTGGAAGATAGGTCATGCTGATTGGGCTTCTGAGCTCCGAG GCCATACCGATTCAGTCTCTAGTTTAGCCTTTAGCAGTGATGGACAACTACTTGCATCTGGAGGTTTTGACGGACTTGTTAAAGTTTGGGATACCTTTGGAAATTACAAACGCACACTTGAGGGTCCTGGAGGTGGCATTGAG TGGATTAGGTGGCACCCAAAAGGTCATCTAATCTTAGCCGGATCTGAGGATTGCACTGCTTGGATGTGGAATGCTGATAATGGGAAGTGTCTTAATGTATTCTCAGGCCATGGTGCCATTGTGACCTGTGGTGATTTTACCCCTGATG GCAAAACAATATGTTCTGGTTCTGAAGATGCTACATTGAGGATCTGGAATCCAAGAAGTGGTGAAAGCATTCATGTTGTAAGAG GTCATCCATATCATACAGAAGGACTGACGTGCTTGTCTATAAGTTCTGATTCAACTTTAGCTATTACTGGTTCTAAGGATGGCTCTGTTCACATTGTGAATATCACAACTGGGAAG GTTGTTAGTTCTTGCTCTTCTCAGACAGGTTCAACTGATGGCAATCCAGAGTCAATTGAATGTGTTTCGTTTGCACCAAA CTTTCTTTGGGCTGTTTTCGGTGGCATGGATCAAAACCTTACAATTTGGGATCTACAAAACTCATCACCACGTTTCATATGTAACCACGAG GAAGGAGTGACTTGCTTAGCTTGGCTTGGAGCATCTAAATTCTTGGCTACAGGGTGTTGTGATGGGAGAATACGCATATGGAATTGTCTCTCCGGGGAATGCATCGAAACCTTCAAAGGGCATGAACATGCCATCCAATCTCTCGCTGTCTCTTCCAATCTGGAGTTCCTTGATTCTGTTTCCATGGACGGCACTGCTCGTGTATTTGAAATCCGAGATTTCTGTTAG
- the LOC108484370 gene encoding uncharacterized protein LOC108484370 isoform X3, with translation MPAQDDEEQGQVFVDESDIIHEVDVDEEDLPDADDEDDTENIEDTDDSIHIFTGHTGELYAVACSPTDPVLVATGGGDDKGFLWKIGHADWASELRGHTDSVSSLAFSSDGQLLASGGFDGLVKVWDTFGNYKRTLEGPGGGIEWIRWHPKGHLILAGSEDCTAWMWNADNGKCLNVFSGHGAIVTCGDFTPDGKTICSGSEDATLRIWNPRSGESIHVVRVIFFSVGHPYHTEGLTCLSISSDSTLAITGSKDGSVHIVNITTGKVVSSCSSQTGSTDGNPESIECVSFAPKCVYDALSLGCFRWHGSKPYNLGSTKLITTFHM, from the exons aTGCCAGCCCAGGATGACGAGGAGCAGGGCCAGGTATTCGTTGATGAATCCGACATAATCCACGAAGTTGATGTCGACGAAGAAG ATCTTCCTGATGCTGACGATGAGGATGATACTGAAAATATTGAGGATACAGATGATTCCATTCACATATTCACTGGCCATACGG GTGAACTTTATGCAGTTGCCTGTAGCCCAACAGATCCAGTGTTAGTGGCTACTGGGGGTGGAGATGATAAGGGGTTCCTTTGGAAGATAGGTCATGCTGATTGGGCTTCTGAGCTCCGAG GCCATACCGATTCAGTCTCTAGTTTAGCCTTTAGCAGTGATGGACAACTACTTGCATCTGGAGGTTTTGACGGACTTGTTAAAGTTTGGGATACCTTTGGAAATTACAAACGCACACTTGAGGGTCCTGGAGGTGGCATTGAG TGGATTAGGTGGCACCCAAAAGGTCATCTAATCTTAGCCGGATCTGAGGATTGCACTGCTTGGATGTGGAATGCTGATAATGGGAAGTGTCTTAATGTATTCTCAGGCCATGGTGCCATTGTGACCTGTGGTGATTTTACCCCTGATG GCAAAACAATATGTTCTGGTTCTGAAGATGCTACATTGAGGATCTGGAATCCAAGAAGTGGTGAAAGCATTCATGTTGTAAGAG TTATTTTTTTCTCGGTAGGTCATCCATATCATACAGAAGGACTGACGTGCTTGTCTATAAGTTCTGATTCAACTTTAGCTATTACTGGTTCTAAGGATGGCTCTGTTCACATTGTGAATATCACAACTGGGAAG GTTGTTAGTTCTTGCTCTTCTCAGACAGGTTCAACTGATGGCAATCCAGAGTCAATTGAATGTGTTTCGTTTGCACCAAAGTGTGTATATGATGCT CTTTCTTTGGGCTGTTTTCGGTGGCATGGATCAAAACCTTACAATTTGGGATCTACAAAACTCATCACCACGTTTCATATGTAA